In Planococcus sp. MB-3u-03, the DNA window AGATGTCGTGATTGGCCATTTTTTCCATCCCCGTTCTATAGTAAATTCCGATTGACAACGATTCTCAATAACTTTATAGTATACATTGTAATGAAAGTGAGAATCATTATCAACATATATCCCATTTTATTTTTGCTCCAAAATTACGGTTTAATAAAAGGAGGGCTGTCGATGGGACGCCTTTTACAGAAAACCTGGAAGTCAGCTATGGCGAAAGGAAAATCGTCAAAGGCTTGTCCCTGTCGATTCCAGATAAAAAAATCACGGCGATTATCGGGCCGAACGGCTGCGGGAAATCGACTTTCTTGAAAGCGATGACACGCGTCATTCCGCACGAATCGGGCTCGGTCATTCTCGACGGCCAGCAAATCGCTGAAGAGAAAACCAAACAATTGGCGAAAAAGCTCGCCATTTTGCCGCAGTCGCCGGAAAACGCTGCCGGTTTGACCGTCGGTGAAATCGTCTCTTACGGCCGCTTTCCTTACCAAAAAGGATTCGGCAAGCTCAGCAAACGGGATTATGAAATGATCGACTGGGCGCTCAATGTGACCGGCACGCAATTTTTCAAATACCATCCCGTTGATGCCTTATCCGGCGGCCAGCGCCAGCGCGTCTGGATTGCCATGGCACTGGCGCAGGAAACCGAAATGATTTTCCTCGATGAACCGACGACTTACCTCGATATGGCGCATCAATTGGAAATCCTGGAACTGCTCCGCGAACTCAATGCCGAGGAAGAACGCACCATCGTCATGGTGCTGCACGATTTGAACCACGCCGCCCGCTTCGCCGACCATATCGTCGCGATGAAAGACGGCCAGATTATCAAAGCCGGATCACCCGAAGAAGTGATCGTTCCGGACGTACTCCGTGAAGTTTTCCGCATCGATGCGGAAATCGGCCTTGACCCACGAACACAAAAACCGATTTGCCTAACATATAACTTAATCAAAGGAGCTTAACCAGATCATGAAAAAATTACTTTTCTTGTCCATCGCTTTACTCGTTATGCTGGCACTTGCCGCTTGTGGATCTACAGAAGAAACAACAGAGGAAGCGGGCGGTTCGGAAGGCGAAGCAAGCGGAGCCGAAACCATCCAATACGAATCAGAAAATGGCACAGTAGAAGTTCCGGCTGACCCGCAGCGAGTGGTAGCCTTGGCTTACGGCGGAAACGTCATGTCACTTGATGTGCCGCTTGCCGGCATCGACGCTTGGGCGATCGACAACCCGAACTACGAACCATACTTGGACGGCGTAGAAGAAGTGTCGGAAGAGAACTTGGAGAAAATCATTGAATTGGATCCGGATTTAATTATCGGTTACTCGACTCTTCAAAACGTCGACAAGTTGGAGCAAATCGCCCCGACTGTCACTTTTACTTACGGCAAAGTCGACTATTTGACACAACACCTGGAAATCGGGAAACTATTGAATAAAGAAGACGAAGCACAAGCATTCGTTGACGACTTTAAAGAACGCGCACAAGCTGCGGGTGAAGAGATCAAAGCGGAGATTGGCGAAGATGCAACCGTCTCTGTCATCGAGAACTTTGATAAGCAATTGTACGTATACGGCGACAACTGGGGCCGCGGCACCGAAATCCTCTATCAGGAAATGGGCTTGAACATGCCGGAAAAAGTGAAAGAAATGGCTCTTACTGATGGGTACTACGCCTTGTCTCAAGAAGTCCTCCCTGAATATATGGGCGATTACGTTATCTTCAGCAAAGACTCCGAACAGGATAATTCCTTCCAGGAAACGGACCTTTACCAAAACACGCCAGCTGTAAAGAACGACCAAGTATTTGAAGCGGATGCGAAAAAATTGTACTTCAACGATCCGATTTCACTCGATTACCAGCTTGAGTTGTTCCAGGAAAAATTCCTTGGCCAATAAACACAAAAGGGATTCTGCCAAGCGGAATCCCTTTATCCTTTCTATAGAAAAGATGATGATGCATGCGTTATAACGCCCGTTTTTCATACATATTTGGAATCAGCCTGCTGGCACTTGTGCTGGCTTTTGTTGTGTCGATGGTCTTTGGTGCTGCTGATGTCAGCCTGAAGAATCTTTGGCTGGCGCTATTTTCCGACAGCACCGGACAGCAAATATCGGTCATCCAGGAAATTCGCCTGCCGCGTGAAGTTGCTGCGATTTTCGTCGGGGCAGCACTCGCCGTGTCGGGCGCGATCATGCAGGGCATGACCCGCAACCCGCTGGCAGATCCCGGTTTGCTCGGTTTGACTGCCGGCGCCAATGCAGCACTGGCTGCGACTTTGGCGTTTATCCCAGGAGCCAACTACTTTGGCATCATGATCGCCT includes these proteins:
- a CDS encoding iron-hydroxamate ABC transporter substrate-binding protein: MKKLLFLSIALLVMLALAACGSTEETTEEAGGSEGEASGAETIQYESENGTVEVPADPQRVVALAYGGNVMSLDVPLAGIDAWAIDNPNYEPYLDGVEEVSEENLEKIIELDPDLIIGYSTLQNVDKLEQIAPTVTFTYGKVDYLTQHLEIGKLLNKEDEAQAFVDDFKERAQAAGEEIKAEIGEDATVSVIENFDKQLYVYGDNWGRGTEILYQEMGLNMPEKVKEMALTDGYYALSQEVLPEYMGDYVIFSKDSEQDNSFQETDLYQNTPAVKNDQVFEADAKKLYFNDPISLDYQLELFQEKFLGQ
- a CDS encoding ABC transporter ATP-binding protein is translated as MEVSYGERKIVKGLSLSIPDKKITAIIGPNGCGKSTFLKAMTRVIPHESGSVILDGQQIAEEKTKQLAKKLAILPQSPENAAGLTVGEIVSYGRFPYQKGFGKLSKRDYEMIDWALNVTGTQFFKYHPVDALSGGQRQRVWIAMALAQETEMIFLDEPTTYLDMAHQLEILELLRELNAEEERTIVMVLHDLNHAARFADHIVAMKDGQIIKAGSPEEVIVPDVLREVFRIDAEIGLDPRTQKPICLTYNLIKGA